A stretch of the Sceloporus undulatus isolate JIND9_A2432 ecotype Alabama unplaced genomic scaffold, SceUnd_v1.1 scaffold_5981, whole genome shotgun sequence genome encodes the following:
- the LOC121918209 gene encoding zinc finger protein 3-like, with protein sequence GEKPYECTECGKSFSTSFQFIEHKRLHTGEKPYTCSDCSQSFNSKSNLITHKRTHTGEKPYQCTVCGKGFRVKSSLTKHIRIHTGEKPYGCSECGKSFNTSSLLVNHRRVHTGEKPYKCSVCGKSFRQKGNLVLHMRIHTGEKPYRCCDCDKSFIDKKSLIKHKRTHTEEELYECSEVQNF encoded by the coding sequence AGGGGAGAAACCGTATGAATGCACggaatgtgggaaaagcttcagcaCAAGCTTTCAGTTCATAGAACATAAGAGGCTACAtactggggagaaaccatatacgTGTTCTGACTGCAGCCAAAGCTTCAATTCAAAATCAAACCTTATTACCCataaaagaacccacacaggggagaaaccatatcagTGCACAGTATGTGGGAAGGGCTTCCGGGTTAAATCATCCCTTACTAAACAcataagaatccacacaggggagaagccttATGGATGTTCAGAGTGCGGGAAGAGCTTCAACACTAGCTCTCTGCTAGTAAATCACAGaagggtccacacaggagagaagccatataaatgctcAGTCTGTGGGAAAAGCTTTcgtcaaaaaggaaaccttgtcTTGCATATGagaattcacacaggggagaagccataccgGTGTTGTGACTGTGACAAAAGCTTCATTGATAAAAAGTCTCTTATTAAACACAAGAGGACCCACACAGAAGAAGAACTTTATGAATGCTCAGAGGTACAAAACTTCAG